A part of Miscanthus floridulus cultivar M001 chromosome 6, ASM1932011v1, whole genome shotgun sequence genomic DNA contains:
- the LOC136456307 gene encoding phospholipase A1-II 2-like: MAGRWRELHGSNHWEGLLDPLDLDLRRCLITYGEMIMATYEAFIGESRSPNAGMCRYRRADLFRRVDVSRPRWYEATRYLYATASAEVRGKVLLRPLCRQHRARECNWMGYVAVATDEGATALGRRDIVVAWRGTQRALEWLADLKLALASAAGILGPEGAGGSDPSVHRGYLSLYTSADEGSNLSKQSARMQVLTEIARLMDKYKDEETSITIVGHSLGATMATLNAVDIVANAYNKTPGYDSRRAPVTAIVFGSPRTGDRDFRDVFHRLPDLRMLRVRNRPDRIPHYPPVGYADVGVELLIDTRRSPFLKPHGNESQSHDLEVHLHGVAGWQGDHGGFELVVDRDVALVNKFDDCLADEYPVPVGWKVHHNKSMVKGPDGRWVLEDHEPDYEDGDDNVDL, encoded by the exons ATGGCCGGGCGGTGGAGGGAGCTGCACGGCAGCAACCACTGGGAGGGCCTGCTGGACCCGCTCGACTTGGACCTCCGGCGTTGCCTCATCACCTACGGCGAGATGATCATGGCCACGTACGAGGCGTTCATCGGCGAGAGCCGGTCCCCGAACGCCGGGATGTGCCGGTACCGCCGCGCCGACCTGTTCCGGCGCGTGGACGTGTCCCGCCCCAGGTGGTACGAGGCCACGCGGTACCTCTACGCCACGGCCAGCGCCGAGGTGCGCGGGAAGGTGCTCCTCCGGCCGCTCTGCCGGCAGCACCGCGCCAGGGAGTGCAACTGGATGGGGTACGTCGCCGTGGCCACGGACGAGGGCGCCACCGCGCTCGGGCGCAGGGACATCGTCGTGGCGTGGCGCGGCACGCAGCGCGCGCTCGAGTGGCTGGCCGACCTCAAGCTCGCGCTCGCCTCGGCGGCGGGTATCCTGGGTCCAGAGGGCGCCGGCGGCTCTGATCCGTCGGTGCACCGCGGGTACCTGTCGCTTTACACGTCCGCCGACGAAGGTTCCAACCTGAGCAAGCAGAGCGCCAGAATGCAG GTGTTGACAGAGATCGCAAGGCTAATGGACAAATACAAGGACGAGGAAACGAGCATCACCATTGTCGGCCACAGCCTCGGCGCGACCATGGCCACCCTGAACGCCGTCGACATCGTCGCCAATGCCTACAACAAGACCCCGGGCTACGACAGCCGCCGTGCTCCGGTAACAGCCATCGTGTTCGGCAGCCCACGCACGGGGGACCGCGACTTCCGGGACGTCTTCCACCGCCTCCCGGACCTCCGGATGCTCCGCGTCCGGAACAGGCCGGACCGCATCCCGCACTACCCGCCCGTGGGCTACGCCGACGTGGGCGTCGAGCTGCTCATCGACACGCGCCGGTCGCCGTTCCTCAAGCCCCACGGCAATGAGTCGCAGTCGCACGACCTCGAGGTCCACCTGCACGGCGTCGCCGGTTGGCAGGGCGACCACGGCGGGTTCGAGCTGGTGGTGGACCGGGACGTTGCGCTGGTGAACAAGTTCGACGACTGCCTCGCCGATGAGTACCCCGTGCCCGTGGGCTGGAAGGTGCACCACAACAAGAGCATGGTGAAGGGGCCCGACGGGAGGTGGGTCTTGGAGGACCATGAGCCAGACTACGAAGACGGGGATGACAACGTCGACTTGTAG